One Pochonia chlamydosporia 170 chromosome 5, whole genome shotgun sequence DNA segment encodes these proteins:
- a CDS encoding peptidase family M3 (similar to Metarhizium robertsii ARSEF 23 XP_007826721.1): MFQDKLQPLPRLPRQDEILTIAQCHVSEHRKVIADNTTSVSISSACFDNVLGPIAEIENRQSGERAVILALRYTAVDIVTQEVVEEAERMWLKYSAEVDQNLTLFKLLHAIQKKHESLDSESQKLLDRFLMQYTECGHGSLDSRSIQEWQDNRQIIEALCADFNRNVRQLNSNAISIHFTQEELDGVPTHDLEEYPLSDGVRRIPLQWRPYVSILRHAHNLQTRKRIQLAWGQRLPQNVQLFRRIISLRHKNARLRGYKTHAASRLPYRMAMSIDWVENLLEDLSKALIEVGKRNFAQLQQKKNEVITKDKDTSQNAKIEAWDVPYYNRLIDNKATVDQDKVMEYFPLTQTFKSILDLFSTYLQLRFEQLPAETVAGHIWAPEVQVWSVWDKRPGTKNDFIGYLYIDILGRTNKYKGNQAVNLQPVRLPFFFYP; the protein is encoded by the coding sequence ATGTTTCAAGACAAACTTCAACCACTCCCCCGCCTTCCGCGCCAGGACGAGATTTTAACCATTGCTCAGTGCCACGTGTCTGAGCACCGCAAGGTCATTGCCGACAACACGACATCCGTGTCCATATCCTCAGCTTGCTTTGATAATGTGCTTGGCCCTATAGCTGAGATTGAAAATAGGCAGTCGGGGGAACGAGCGGTCATATTAGCATTGCGATACACCGCAGTTGACATAGTCACCCAAGAGGTCGTCGAAGAAGCCGAGAGAATGTGGTTGAAGTATTCTGCTGAGGTTGACCAGAATTTGACGCTGTTCAAACTTCTCCACGCTATTCAAAAGAAACACGAGTCCTTAGATTCAGAATCTCAGAAACTACTAGATCGATTCTTAATGCAATATACGGAATGCGGACATGGGTCGCTTGATAGCAGGAGCATTCAAGAGTGGCAAGATAACCGCCAGATAATTGAGGCGTTATGCGCTGATTTTAACCGAAATGTTCGACAACTTAATAGTAACGCTATTAGCATTCATTTCACCCAAGAAGAACTCGATGGAGTCCCAACTCACGACCTAGAGGAGTACCCTCTAAGCGATGGCGTGCGGCGTATACCACTACAATGGCGGCCCTATGTCTCCATCCTCCGGCATGCGCATAACTTGCAAACACGGAAACGCATTCAGCTTGCTTGGGGGCAGAGATTACCTCAAAACGTCCAACTGTTTAGGCGAATTATTTCACTGCGGCACAAAAACGCACGGCTCCGTGGCTACAAGACTCATGCTGCCTCCCGGTTGCCATATcgcatggccatgtcaaTTGACTGGGTGGAGAATCTCCTCGAGGACTTGAGTAAAGCGCTGATTGAAGTAGGGAAAAGGAATTTCGCCCAATTACAGCAGAAGAAAAACGAGGTCATtacaaaagacaaagacacATCACAGAATGCCAAGATAGAAGCATGGGACGTGCCTTACTATAATCGCCTGATAGATAACAAAGCCACGGTGGACCAAGACAAGGTCATGGAGTACTTCCCACTTACACAGACATTCAAGTCAATACTTGACCTATTTTCAACATATTTACAGCTTCGGTTTGAGCAACTGCCGGCCGAGACAGTAGCCGGACATATCTGGGCTCCTGAAGTCCAAGTCTGGAGCGTCTGGGACAAACGACCTGGTACTAAAAACGATTTCATTGGATATTTATACATAGATATCCTTGGCCGTACCAACAAGTATAAGGGTAACCAAGCAGTCAATCTTCAACCAGTGAGGTTACCATTTTTCTTCTATCCCTAG